In Nitrospinota bacterium, the sequence CTGGACTGCGCTCGCCCCGACGAGGAGAAATTCGACGGCGTCCTCGCCCGTCATAATGCCGCCGATGCCGATGACAGGCGCCTCGACGGCGCGGGCGACCTCCCAGACCATCCGCAACGCAACAGGCTTGATGGCGGGCCCCGAGAGGCCCCCGGTGACGCTTGAGAGTTCGGGCTTGCGCTTTTCCACGTTGACGGCCATCCCAAGGATGGTGTTGATGACCGATAGCGCGTCGGCCCCGGCCTCGACGGCGGCCCTGGCGGTCTCGGTAATGTCGGTCACGTTGGGCGAGAGCTTGACGATGAGGGGTTTATCAGGAGCGGCGCGCCGGGCGGCGGCCACGAAGCGGTGGGTCTCTCTGGGATCGTGAGCGATCTCGAAGCCTCCCTTATCGATATTGGGGCAAGAGATGTTGGCCTCCAGGGCGGCCACCCCCTCCATGGCCCCGAGGCGGCGGGCCACGGCGGTGAACTCCCTAAGAGTGTGGCCGTAGAAGTTTGCGACCAC encodes:
- a CDS encoding dihydroorotate dehydrogenase, whose amino-acid sequence is MDQPTTESPIAPDLTVEIAGIKLKNPVMAASGTFGYGDEAMPYMNLAALGAICTKGLGLRPRAGNVPSRIAETAAGMLNSIGLQNIGVRAFERDKLPLLTSVGVPVVANFYGHTLREFTAVARRLGAMEGVAALEANISCPNIDKGGFEIAHDPRETHRFVAAARRAAPDKPLIVKLSPNVTDITETARAAVEAGADALSVINTILGMAVNVEKRKPELSSVTGGLSGPAIKPVALRMVWEVARAVEAPVIGIGGIMTGEDAVEFLLVGASAVQVGTANFANPRACEEVVAGIEAYCRRHRVKKVTDLVGALEV